CCCCAATCATTATGACTTCATACTTTAGACTAATAACAAGCATAGTAGAAAAAAAGGGACCAGTGGGTGACCTGGTCGACCTCTCGGTTTGACGGTCCGCTGGTCCAACCGTGAACCGAACGGTCGAACCGCAGtttaatacatatatgtacaacGTATATAATTGCTCAATCATAAGTGCTTGGATGGCTCGGTGGTTACCGCCACTTGCTTCTATCATGGAGACCTGAGATTGAACCCTCATAGGAGCATGTTTCCTCTGATTTTTACTAACCAAAACGTTGTTGGCAGGCTAATTGGGCCACATTAAGGCCCATCTCAATATTGGTGTTGCCTTGTTCGGTCGGACCGATGGCGGTTTAATGGCCGGTTCATAGAAAAACTACCCGGTTCAACCGGTTCAAAGCGAGTCACATGCATGCCCGGTCCGGTTTAATGTTTCGAATCGAACGACGAAGATCTTTGGTTCCGGTTGAACCGCCGGTCCAGTTTTTTCCAATATGATAACAAGTTGTAGATAGATGGCACATTATTCATGTCACACGGTACTAGATATTCATGTCACACGGTACTAGATGGGCCCACTTCTTTTTTTATGAGTACTTTCGCTGTTGGGGACTTGGGCATCAACCTTTATGGGACAACTTCTACAACGTAAAACGACCACTAAAGTGGGACAGAAGGAGTAGCACACACTTGACTTATGgaggaaaggaggaagaagatgcttTTGATGACCGACATATCACCAACTAGTCCAGTCCAAAATGCAATCTTCAAGGAGTAGCACACACTTGACTTATGgaggaaaggaggaagaagatgcttTTGATGACTGACATATCACCAACTAGTCCAGTCCAAAATGCAATCTTCGGTAACAAAGCATATGGTCCAGCTTCTCTCCATGTGGGCCAGGGCAATTAGCAGCTAAGCGCTGGTACCAATCGTACGTATAGTGATTTTCAAAGTGAAAATACTTACGACTACCTATTCCAATATGCAACATAGGTAACAAACACTAGCCCAAGGTGCAATTCACTCTTTCAGAAATCCTGATGTCCAAATAAGCTCTcaagatcttttttttcttattataataaaaattaaaaagattagGTGTCCCGTTCCAAATAAAATAACTCCGCAACGCATAAACGTATCGGTTCGGCTCATTTTGGGTCTTTTGTTTCAAACCACTCGAAGTTGGAACAATATTTTCGAGCCCACCGAAAGGCAATCGACGACATCCCAATTCAACAACGCACTAGGGCAGACAAACAACATCGAGGAGGTGGACGACAAACTTTAAATATTGCTCAATAAAACACTATCTGGAGACAACACACACGAGAGTCATATCCAGAAGAAAACAATCAGCCCAGACGGACCACTAGCACCAAATGCAAAGCAATGGGAAGAACTAATTCGACCGCTACCACCCTAGTAAAAaccagagaagagagaggagggggggacAGGAAGAAAAACATTCTAGTAGAACAGGAGAAGAATCCATCCATCATGGTGACAGCAGCATGAGGCATCTAAATCAATGGTCTCCAATAACATGCGgagccatcgatcgatcgatcttccCATTTTACTggccctcgccggcgtcgcccttGGAGGCTTCTTTCACCTCATCACCACCGTCCTCCTGCCACAGATAGTTTCACAAGGTAAAATTAGCAAGTTGCTCATTAGGTCGATGGATTTTGCAGAAGGAAGCTTATGATGGGTTGAGAGGTACCGTGAGGTCAGAGGTCCAGAGGGTCAAGTTGTCCCTCAGGAGCTGCATGATCAAAGTGCTGTCCTTGTAAGACTCCTCCCCAAGGGTATCCAACTCGGAGATAGCTTCGTCAAACGCCTGTAGCAAACGGTTCATCAGTCACATTTATTTAGAGTTGATATAGCGACAAACGTCCAGATGGCAAAAAAGTCAGGGTTCATACAAGAAGCAGACAAATCAAGGACCAGCGATTCAACAATGCATAAAACAAAATAGTTTGTTCAGATTTGACAAACCTATATTTATCATGCTTACTTTTTTGTTGGCTTTGGCCCCATTAAAATAATTACCACACTATGAGCTATCACTAGGCAAATACTACCACGTGcacaaatacaaatttaatcaaCAATAAGCAGGGGAAGAATATCCAAGTTAAAGCAGGAAACTATAGTGTTTAATGACCAGCAAGTTAACTTCAAAGTATAAATTCAAATTAATATCATACAACATATCCTAAAGCACAGAAACCTCATACTAATGACACAATCATGATTATATTGAAGAGAAGAGCAAATGACCACCAACCTGCTTAGCAAGGTTGCAAGCCTTGTCTGGAGAGTTTAGAATCTCGTAGTAGAACACAGAGAAGTTAAGTGCCAGTCCAAGCCTTATGGGATGGGTGGGAGCAAGATCCGCCAGAGCAATATCCTACATAGAAAAACGTGGGACAGACAATTTCAGAAAGCATTGCCTGAATCGACTAAGCAGTCAATGAAATGCATTTATTACCAGATGGAGACATGTACTAATTAATTGCTAGAGTAATAAAATGAGAAGTGAATCAGTGGTATAGCATATATGTTATCTCagaattaaaataaatcaacctaCCTGAGCAGCCTTGTAAGCCACCATTGTGCTCTCAGCAGCTTCCTTTCTCTCGGCACCAGTCTTAAATTCTGCAAGGTACCTGCAAATTATAAACTAACCAAATTAGAATAGTCAATATAAACTAAGGATTCAGTTGTTTTTATGATAAGTGCTGCATCATTCCCAACCTGTGGTAATCACCCTTCATCTTGAGG
The Oryza glaberrima chromosome 8, OglaRS2, whole genome shotgun sequence DNA segment above includes these coding regions:
- the LOC127782111 gene encoding 14-3-3-like protein GF14-C, which gives rise to MSREENVYMAKLAEQAERYEEMVEYMEKVAKTVDVEELTVEERNLLSVAYKNVIGARRASWRIVSSIEQKEEGRGNEEHVTLIKEYRGKIEAELSKICDGILKLLDSHLVPSSTAAESKVFYLKMKGDYHRYLAEFKTGAERKEAAESTMVAYKAAQDIALADLAPTHPIRLGLALNFSVFYYEILNSPDKACNLAKQAFDEAISELDTLGEESYKDSTLIMQLLRDNLTLWTSDLTEDGGDEVKEASKGDAGEGQ